In one Silene latifolia isolate original U9 population chromosome 10, ASM4854445v1, whole genome shotgun sequence genomic region, the following are encoded:
- the LOC141609011 gene encoding photosynthetic NDH subunit of lumenal location 1, chloroplastic isoform X2: MMAAGMLALSFISPQTALAQEVPQNYRAFIDKADGYSYVYPSDWRDFEFRAHDSAFKDRYLQLQNVRLSFLPTDKQDIHDLGPMEDVVRDLVKNIYAAPNQVAYIKEMQERSDNGKNYYTVEYQLTSPNFSVTRFSTLAIANGRFYTLTVGANERRWKRVRNKLKVVADSLQVFDI; this comes from the exons ATGATGGCAGCTGGAATGCTAGCTTTAAGTTTCATTTCTCCTCAAACTGCTTTAGCCCAAG AAGTCCCACAAAACTACAGGGCCTTCATCGACAAAGCCGATGGCTACTCGTATGTTTACCCATCAGATTGGAGG GATTTCGAATTCAGGGCACATGACTCTGCATTCAAGGATCGGTATTTGCAACTACAGAATGTGCGGCTCAGTTTCCTACCAACTGACAAGCAGGATATCCATGATTTAGGCCCTATGGAAGAT GTCGTTCGGGATTTGGTGAAGAACATATATGCCGCACCAAATCAAGTGGCTTATATAAAAGAAATGCAAGAG CGGTCCGACAATGGCAAGAACTATTACACTGTCGAATACCAGCTTACATCTCCAAATTTCTCCGTTACACGCTTCTCGACCCTTGCTATTGCAAATG GGAGATTTTACACTCTGACAGTCGGGGCAAACGAGAGACGTTGGAAACGAGTCCGTAACAAGCTCAAAGTTGTTGCCGATTCTCTCCAAGTGTTTGATATCTAG
- the LOC141609011 gene encoding photosynthetic NDH subunit of lumenal location 1, chloroplastic isoform X4 gives MITDDGSWNASFKFHFSSNCFSPSFTEVPQNYRAFIDKADGYSYVYPSDWRDFEFRAHDSAFKDRYLQLQNVRLSFLPTDKQDIHDLGPMEDVVRDLVKNIYAAPNQVAYIKEMQERSDNGKNYYTVEYQLTSPNFSVTRFSTLAIANGRFYTLTVGANERRWKRVRNKLKVVADSLQVFDI, from the exons ATGATCACTGATGATGGCAGCTGGAATGCTAGCTTTAAGTTTCATTTCTCCTCAAACTGCTTTAGCCCAAG TTTCACAGAAGTCCCACAAAACTACAGGGCCTTCATCGACAAAGCCGATGGCTACTCGTATGTTTACCCATCAGATTGGAGG GATTTCGAATTCAGGGCACATGACTCTGCATTCAAGGATCGGTATTTGCAACTACAGAATGTGCGGCTCAGTTTCCTACCAACTGACAAGCAGGATATCCATGATTTAGGCCCTATGGAAGAT GTCGTTCGGGATTTGGTGAAGAACATATATGCCGCACCAAATCAAGTGGCTTATATAAAAGAAATGCAAGAG CGGTCCGACAATGGCAAGAACTATTACACTGTCGAATACCAGCTTACATCTCCAAATTTCTCCGTTACACGCTTCTCGACCCTTGCTATTGCAAATG GGAGATTTTACACTCTGACAGTCGGGGCAAACGAGAGACGTTGGAAACGAGTCCGTAACAAGCTCAAAGTTGTTGCCGATTCTCTCCAAGTGTTTGATATCTAG
- the LOC141609011 gene encoding photosynthetic NDH subunit of lumenal location 1, chloroplastic isoform X1, which translates to MMAAGMLALSFISPQTALAQEVPQNYRAFIDKADGYSYVYPSDWRDFEFRAHDSAFKDRYLQLQNVRLSFLPTDKQDIHDLGPMEDYAIGQVVRDLVKNIYAAPNQVAYIKEMQERSDNGKNYYTVEYQLTSPNFSVTRFSTLAIANGRFYTLTVGANERRWKRVRNKLKVVADSLQVFDI; encoded by the exons ATGATGGCAGCTGGAATGCTAGCTTTAAGTTTCATTTCTCCTCAAACTGCTTTAGCCCAAG AAGTCCCACAAAACTACAGGGCCTTCATCGACAAAGCCGATGGCTACTCGTATGTTTACCCATCAGATTGGAGG GATTTCGAATTCAGGGCACATGACTCTGCATTCAAGGATCGGTATTTGCAACTACAGAATGTGCGGCTCAGTTTCCTACCAACTGACAAGCAGGATATCCATGATTTAGGCCCTATGGAAGAT TATGCGATTGGGCAGGTCGTTCGGGATTTGGTGAAGAACATATATGCCGCACCAAATCAAGTGGCTTATATAAAAGAAATGCAAGAG CGGTCCGACAATGGCAAGAACTATTACACTGTCGAATACCAGCTTACATCTCCAAATTTCTCCGTTACACGCTTCTCGACCCTTGCTATTGCAAATG GGAGATTTTACACTCTGACAGTCGGGGCAAACGAGAGACGTTGGAAACGAGTCCGTAACAAGCTCAAAGTTGTTGCCGATTCTCTCCAAGTGTTTGATATCTAG
- the LOC141609011 gene encoding photosynthetic NDH subunit of lumenal location 1, chloroplastic isoform X3, with protein sequence MITDDGSWNASFKFHFSSNCFSPSFTEVPQNYRAFIDKADGYSYVYPSDWRDFEFRAHDSAFKDRYLQLQNVRLSFLPTDKQDIHDLGPMEDYAIGQVVRDLVKNIYAAPNQVAYIKEMQERSDNGKNYYTVEYQLTSPNFSVTRFSTLAIANGRFYTLTVGANERRWKRVRNKLKVVADSLQVFDI encoded by the exons ATGATCACTGATGATGGCAGCTGGAATGCTAGCTTTAAGTTTCATTTCTCCTCAAACTGCTTTAGCCCAAG TTTCACAGAAGTCCCACAAAACTACAGGGCCTTCATCGACAAAGCCGATGGCTACTCGTATGTTTACCCATCAGATTGGAGG GATTTCGAATTCAGGGCACATGACTCTGCATTCAAGGATCGGTATTTGCAACTACAGAATGTGCGGCTCAGTTTCCTACCAACTGACAAGCAGGATATCCATGATTTAGGCCCTATGGAAGAT TATGCGATTGGGCAGGTCGTTCGGGATTTGGTGAAGAACATATATGCCGCACCAAATCAAGTGGCTTATATAAAAGAAATGCAAGAG CGGTCCGACAATGGCAAGAACTATTACACTGTCGAATACCAGCTTACATCTCCAAATTTCTCCGTTACACGCTTCTCGACCCTTGCTATTGCAAATG GGAGATTTTACACTCTGACAGTCGGGGCAAACGAGAGACGTTGGAAACGAGTCCGTAACAAGCTCAAAGTTGTTGCCGATTCTCTCCAAGTGTTTGATATCTAG